Within the Acidimicrobiales bacterium genome, the region ATCTCCGCGCCGGTGGCCGCACCACCGGCGTGGACGACCCGGGCGAGCGAGTGGCCGCCCTCCCTGGCCAGCTCCAGGCGGCCCTCGGCGTCGCGGTCGAAGCGGGCGCCCAGCGAGATCAGCTCGTGCACCCGGTCGGGCCCCTCGTCCACCAGCACCCGCACGGCCTCGGCGTCGCACAGGCCGGCCCCGGCGGCCAGCGTGTCGGCCAGGTGCAGGTCGGTCGAGTCGGGGTCGCCGGAGAGCACGGCGGCCACCCCGCCCTGGGCCCACCGGGTCGTCGCCTGGGCCAGCTCGCCCTTCGTCAGCACGCCCACCCGCATGCCGTGCACCTCGGCGGCCCGCACGGCCGCGGTGAGGCCGGCGACCCCGCTGCCGAGGACGAGGAGGTCGAGGTCGCTCACGCCGGGACCGTCACGCCGACGTTGTCGATCAGGCGGGCCCGGCCCAGCCGGGCGGCGACGAGCAGGCGCAGCTCCCCGGCGAGGACGGGCGGGGTGCGCAGGGTGGCGGCGTCGACGACCTCGGCGTAGTCGAGGGCGACGAGGGGCTCGGCCCCGACGACGGCGGCGACCAGGTCGCGCACCGCCGCCGGGTCGGTCTCGCCGGCCAGCACGGCGGCGGCGCCGGCCGACAGGGCGCGGTGGAGGACGGGCGCGGCGTCGCGCTCGTCGGCCGACAGGTAGGCGTTGCGGCTGGAGAGGGCCAGCCCGTCGGGGGCCCGGACGGTCGGGCAGCCGACGACCTCGACCGGGAACGACAGGTCGGCGGCCATGCGGCGGACGACGGAGAGCTGCTGGAAGTCCTTCTCGCCGAAGTAGGCCCGGCACCGGCCGGCGATGGCGAACAGCTTGGCGACGACGGTCGCCACCCCGTCGAAGTGGCCGGGCCGGGCCGCGCCCTCCATCGGCTCGCTGAGGTCGGCCACCGCCACCGTCGTCAGCACGGGCTGCTGGTACATCTCCTCGACCGGCGGGGCGAACACCAGGGTCGCCCCCGCGCCGGCGGCGAGGTCGACGTCGCGGTCGAGGTCGCGGGGGTAGGCGGCGAAGTCCTCCGACGGGCCGAACTGGAGCGGGTTGACGAACACCGTCACCGCGACCACGTCGCAGGCCGAGGCGGCCCGGTCGACCAGGCTCAGGTGCCCGTCGTGCAGCGCGCCCATGGTCGGGACGAGGCCGACGGAGCGGCCGGCGCACCGGGCCGTGTCCAG harbors:
- a CDS encoding FAD-dependent oxidoreductase; translation: MSDLDLLVLGSGVAGLTAAVRAAEVHGMRVGVLTKGELAQATTRWAQGGVAAVLSGDPDSTDLHLADTLAAGAGLCDAEAVRVLVDEGPDRVHELISLGARFDRDAEGRLELAREGGHSLARVVHAGGAATGAE
- the panC gene encoding pantoate--beta-alanine ligase, whose product is MRVVTAAVALRDELDTARCAGRSVGLVPTMGALHDGHLSLVDRAASACDVVAVTVFVNPLQFGPSEDFAAYPRDLDRDVDLAAGAGATLVFAPPVEEMYQQPVLTTVAVADLSEPMEGAARPGHFDGVATVVAKLFAIAGRCRAYFGEKDFQQLSVVRRMAADLSFPVEVVGCPTVRAPDGLALSSRNAYLSADERDAAPVLHRALSAGAAAVLAGETDPAAVRDLVAAVVGAEPLVALDYAEVVDAATLRTPPVLAGELRLLVAARLGRARLIDNVGVTVPA